A single Thermoanaerobacterales bacterium DNA region contains:
- a CDS encoding copper transporter yields MIINLRYHIVSLVAVFLALGIGILIGSAVLGNDTIAKSQQQVADRLEKHLNELRHENEVVRQQLAALQAENAVQRQFSKDALPFLVAGR; encoded by the coding sequence ATGATTATCAACCTGCGTTACCATATCGTATCCCTGGTGGCCGTGTTCCTGGCGCTGGGCATCGGCATCCTGATCGGCAGCGCGGTTCTGGGGAACGACACGATTGCCAAGAGCCAGCAACAGGTGGCCGACCGCCTCGAGAAGCACTTGAACGAGTTGCGGCATGAAAACGAGGTGGTCCGGCAGCAGCTGGCGGCCCTGCAGGCCGAAAACGCCGTACAAAGACAGTTTAGTAAGGACGCCCTGCCCTTCCTGGTCGCCGGGCGCC
- the steA gene encoding putative cytokinetic ring protein SteA codes for MTVTKGRARVDRRTKNLVKRLQPHEIAVIAHDGIDRLAAEGLVAARAKAVINALPSISRDYPNSGPRLILDAGITLIDNVGPAILDIVREGDELEIVGDRVYRNGVRIAEGTFLTPELVQQGMDKARACMDEVLARFVENTLTYARQEVGLIAGNLRMPVLQTSFRGRHALVVVRGHNYREDLLTIQSYIKEVHPVLIGVDGGADALLEFGFKPDIVIGDMDSVSDQALHQAREIVVHAYPDGRAPGLQRVQRLGLPAKVFPATGTSEDIAMLLAYEKGAGLIVAVGTHSNMLDFLEKGRKGMASTFLVRLKIGNALVDARGVSQLYRNPVRPRHIAQIVLAALLPVTVVVALSPPIRELLYLLYIQIRVLLGM; via the coding sequence ATGACGGTCACTAAAGGGCGGGCACGGGTGGACAGGCGTACCAAAAACCTGGTCAAGCGCCTGCAGCCGCACGAAATCGCCGTTATCGCCCATGACGGAATCGACCGCCTGGCGGCTGAAGGACTGGTCGCCGCCCGGGCAAAAGCGGTCATCAACGCCTTGCCGTCGATCAGCCGGGATTACCCGAACAGCGGGCCCCGGCTGATACTCGATGCGGGGATTACGCTCATCGACAACGTGGGTCCGGCGATCCTCGATATCGTCCGGGAAGGCGACGAACTGGAGATCGTGGGCGATCGCGTCTACCGGAACGGGGTGCGTATCGCCGAAGGCACGTTCTTGACCCCGGAACTCGTGCAGCAGGGGATGGACAAGGCGCGTGCCTGCATGGATGAGGTGCTGGCGCGGTTTGTGGAGAACACCCTGACCTATGCCCGGCAAGAGGTCGGCTTGATCGCCGGCAACCTTCGTATGCCGGTGTTGCAGACCAGCTTTCGCGGCCGGCATGCCCTGGTGGTGGTGCGCGGCCACAACTATCGTGAGGATCTTTTGACCATCCAGTCCTATATCAAAGAAGTCCACCCGGTTTTAATCGGGGTGGACGGCGGGGCGGACGCGCTCCTGGAGTTTGGCTTTAAGCCGGATATCGTCATCGGGGACATGGACAGCGTCAGTGATCAGGCCCTTCACCAGGCGCGCGAGATAGTTGTTCACGCTTATCCCGACGGGCGGGCCCCGGGGCTCCAGCGTGTGCAACGCCTGGGCCTGCCGGCCAAGGTCTTTCCTGCCACCGGCACCAGCGAAGACATCGCCATGCTCCTGGCTTACGAAAAGGGAGCCGGTTTAATTGTAGCCGTAGGGACGCATTCCAACATGCTGGATTTTCTGGAGAAAGGGCGGAAGGGCATGGCTTCGACCTTCCTTGTGCGCTTGAAGATAGGCAATGCCCTGGTGGATGCCAGGGGTGTGTCCCAGCTCTACCGTAACCCGGTACGCCCCCGGCACATTGCCCAGATCGTTCTCGCCGCGCTGTTGCCCGTAACGGTGGTGGTAGCCCTCTCGCCCCCGATCCGCGAACTCCTTTACCTGCTCTATATCCAGATTCGCGTACTACTGGGCATGTGA
- the spo0A gene encoding sporulation transcription factor Spo0A, producing MPNKLIRMLIADDNREFCETLKEFFQQQDDFELAGVAYNGLEAMDLIEREKPDVIILDIIMPRLDGIGVLEKLASGLANHRPKVVMLTAFGQESMTQRAVELGADYYILKPFDFTVLATRVKQLAHGISVTPYVSAAKERNLDVAVTNIIHEMGVPAHIKGYHYLRDAILMVINEINLLGAVTKELYPMIAQKYHTTPSRVERAIRHAIELAWDRGNVEMMNKFFGYTINLERGKPTNSEFIAMIADKLRIEAKVS from the coding sequence CGAGTTCTGCGAAACCCTTAAAGAATTCTTTCAGCAGCAGGATGACTTTGAACTGGCGGGGGTGGCTTACAACGGCCTCGAAGCCATGGACCTTATCGAACGGGAAAAACCGGACGTAATCATCCTGGACATAATTATGCCGCGTTTGGACGGGATCGGGGTCCTGGAAAAACTTGCCTCAGGCCTGGCCAACCATCGTCCCAAAGTGGTGATGCTGACGGCTTTTGGCCAGGAAAGCATGACACAGCGGGCGGTAGAACTGGGGGCCGACTATTATATCTTAAAGCCCTTTGACTTCACCGTGTTGGCCACCCGGGTAAAACAGCTCGCACACGGAATCAGCGTGACCCCGTATGTCTCGGCGGCAAAGGAAAGGAATCTTGACGTGGCGGTCACGAACATCATTCACGAGATGGGAGTACCGGCCCACATTAAAGGGTATCATTACCTCCGTGACGCAATTTTAATGGTGATCAATGAGATTAACCTGCTCGGAGCGGTAACCAAGGAACTGTACCCCATGATCGCCCAGAAGTATCATACGACACCCAGCAGGGTGGAGAGGGCTATCAGGCACGCTATAGAGCTGGCCTGGGATCGCGGTAATGTGGAGATGATGAACAAATTCTTCGGGTACACGATCAACCTTGAGCGCGGTAAACCCACGAACTCCGAGTTCATTGCCATGATCGCTGACAAGCTCCGGATCGAGGCCAAGGTGAGCTAA